TCGTGGCTATGATGTTTGTGGTCATCATGTTCATGGCTATGACGCTCGTGGTCATCATGCTCGTGGCTATGATGCTTGTGGTCACCGTGATCATGGCCGTGATGTTCATGACCCAATATAAACATACTGGCGATGTTAACGACTAGACCTATGATAGCCACAAGAATAGATTGGTTAAATTGGATCTCAATAGGCGACCATAAACGGTGTAGAGATTCGACCAGCATAATGATAGCGACAATGGCTAATGCGATTGCACTTGTATATCCACCGAGAACGCCGACTTTGCCTACGCCAAAAGAGAATTTGTCACTATTAGCATGTTTTTTTGCATAGCTATAGGTGAATAGTGTAATACAAAAAGCGGCGGCATGAGTCCCCATATGCCAGCCATCAGCGAGCAATGCCATAGAGCCATATATCGTCCCCGCTATCACTTCGATGGCCATGGTGATGACTGTTATAACAAGCACATACCAGGTGCGTTTGACATTTTGCTCGTTAACGGAAGTGAAATTGTGTTGGTGAATATATTTTTCGGCAATGTTATTCATAAGAAAGTAGTTTGATTATCAAGTAATTGCCGATGCTATATTGTTTGATAGTCAAAGTAAATGAATTGATTACTCTATTTCAGTATCCAAACTCGCGAAGTCGAAACTTTAGAGGTTATGTTATCGATTCACTATTTGATTCACTTTGTTGGCCGATAAATACATTGCAGATTTTTACAACGGAGCGAATAAACCGTGAGGGGGAATGCGATAAATATTTTCAGGGAAGTCAATAGGTTAACGGTACACCGCTAGAGTGTACCGTTTATTTGGCTAAAATATTGATTGGTATAGAAATCCAGCACCCATTGCCATACTCAATATGACGAATAAGAAAGCGACAATCATTTGATTTTTGAAGATAGATTTAAGCAAAATGACTTCAGTTAAACTTGCTCCAGCACTACCAATAATTAACGCCATGACTGCGCCAAGACTCATCCCTTTTGCTGCTAATGCGGCGCTTAATGGAATAACAGCCTCGGCACGAATGTACAATGGAATACCAATGACAGCTGCTATCGGAATAGCAAAAGGGTTGTCTTCACTTGCAATACTTACCACAAACTCTGTTGGCATAAAGCCGTAAATCATTGAGCCAAGAGCGATACCACCGAGTAAATAAGGAAGAACTTTCTTAAAGTCACTCCATGTGCTGTTCCAAATTTTTCGCCATTTACTGACCTGTTTGGTTTTGCCGCCACAGGAAGACCCGCAAGTTGTTTTTTCAGGTGCATTTGTCACATCTGGTGCAAAATTGGCTTCAGATTTTACATACTTATCAAAGCCCAGTTTTTCAAGGGTAAAACCTGCAATTACTGAGACTCCCATTGCGATAGCAAAATAGAAGGCTGTTACTTTTAGACCGAAGGTCACGGCAAATAATCCAATAATAATGGGATTGAGCAGAGGACTTGCAAACAAGAAAACCATCATCGGCCCGAATCCTGCGTTTGCTCGTAAAAGCCCTTTTAAGAAAGGAATAGTGGAGCATGAACAGAACGGGGTAATTGCCCCTAATAATCCCGCCACGATATATCCTTTGCCATTTTTACCATTCAAAATAGTTCGTATTTTTGATGATGGGATGTATTCCTGGAGTATGCCGACAAAGTAACTGATCACTAAAAACAAGACCGTTAGCTCTACAGCAAGGAAGGCAAACATGTTTAAGGTTTCTATAAGCATTTGCTGAGTAATATTTATCATTTTAAATTTCCATATTTCTAGTATGTTCGAAATATAATATTGATCTATGGTATCGTCAATATATTTCTAGTATTATCGAAATATAAAGTTAATAGGAATACTTCTGATGAGTATCGAGATAGTTGCTAAAGCATTGAAAGAGTTAGGTCATCCGACACGATTGGCCGTTTACAAACAGGTTATGAAAGCGGGGCCAAAGGGCGTTGCTGTCGGTAAGTTAGGTGATAATATTGGTATACCCAATTCTACATTGTCTCACCATATCTCAAGTATGATCACCGCTGGATTGATTACACAACATAGGGAAGGCAGGGTTTTATATTGTATCGCCAACTATGAAATGCGTGAAAATGTACTCAACTTCTTGCAACAAGAATGCTGTATCGACAGTACTTTTTAATCGCCGAATTCAATAATAATTAATAATCTTGCGTCTTTATACTGACTGCTGCGTCTTAGTATTTGTATCGTAAATTTATAGTGAGTTGAGAGTCTGTTTATATGATATCTGAATGGCAAAATCACAAAGCGCAACTGCGCAGTTACGTTAGTCATCGCATTGATGATGCTGATGCCGTAGATGACATCTTGCAAGATGTTTACCTCAAAGCTAGTGGCAATATGCATCAATTGAAATCAAAAGGCAGCCTCAAAGGTTGGCTTTATCGTATTGCTCACAATACCATCATGGATTTCTATCGGCAGCGGCAGCAATTTGAAGCATTGCCTGACGATCTCGTTGCAGAAGAGCAAGAGTCAGGTAAACAGGCGCGTGAAGAATTAGCAGAATGTTTACGACCATTGATTGACGAACTGCCTGAGAAATACGGCACACCATTGCGTTTAGCGGAGCTAGAAGGTGTATCGCAACAAGCTATTGCCGATCAGTTAGGCTTGTCACTCTCTGGGGCAAAAAGTCGAATTCAACGAGGTCGAGTTAAATTTCGCCAGCAAATGATGGCTTGCTGTGATTTTGAAATAGGTCAAGAAGGTATAACCAGCTATGCCCCGAAAGATCCACTCCAGCGAGCTAAATGTTAATCGATGCATGGTTAGCCGCTATCAAAACACAATATTTTATATTGAATTCAGCCCGTTAGAGGCTCAACATTGCTAGATTCCTTTCTTGAAACTATATGAGTGCTTGTAACTGTATGGTTGCTTGGTCCTGAGTCGTTGGCAGAATAACTATTTTTTGGAGCAACTATGGCTCGTACAACTCCCCCTTTGATTTCACCGCAAATCATTAATGAAGCAACTGAATGGGCCATCATGCATGGTGTTGCATTTCGTCAGGCAGATAACAGCGCAAGACATTGTCCCTTTAGTATTGCTCCCATGACGATGGAGCGTGAAGTGTTTCAGCACTTACGTAAAGTGACCCCGCTTATTACTCAGTTGATAAATAATGTCAGCGAAGATCACGATTTCCTCCAATCTGTACTGGGTGACGTAGCCAAAGCCGATCCGTTTTTTGGTCGCTTATTGTCTTTACACCAACAAGCCCATGGTAATACTGGGCATCGGCTTAATCCTGCTCGTAAACCGTTATTGTTAATGCGAACTGATTTTATGGATGATCGTCAGCATGGCGCCAAAGTTATTGAGTTTAATGGTATTGCTGCAGGTATGGCGCCTTTTGGTCAACGTGCCACTGAGTTTCATGCTTTCTTAAAGGAGCAATGGCCGGAAGTTTATCGACAGTGGTTAGAAGATAGCCGGTCGACGCCAGCGGATAATCAAGGCCTAGATCAACTGGCCCACGGTATTGCACAAGCTGCTCGAAAAGTCGCGGCGGCATTTTACTCCGATACTGTAGAGCAATCAGCGGCAGCCCTGCATAAACCGACCTTTTTGATGGTGATCCAAGAAAATGAAGATAATGTTTATGATCAACATCTACTTGAAGTCGCACTGCAAACACGAGGGTTACGAACCATTAGGCGCACCTTTGAACAGCTCAGCAGTCAACTTTCAACGGGTGACAATCAGCGTTTGATGTTAGAAGGTATTGGCGCTATCGATGTTGTGTATCTGCGAGCGGGCTATCAGTATGCAGATTACTACTCGCCGGAGCGAAATGAAGCTGTGTGTTGCCAAACCTTAAGTCAGACTCGACTGTTTATTGAGCAGCATCATGTGGCGGTGAATGCGACCTTTAGCCAACAACTCGCCACTAGTAAAACCATGCAAATGCTACTGACCCAGATGCCAGCTGAAGAATATGCTCGTTGGGGGTTAAATCTTGAACAAGCCTTGTTGGTAAAGAGTGTGCTAGCGGACATGAAGCCAATAAACCCTGAAACCATCAGCTGGTTTAACACCCACGCCAATAAACACCAGTGGGTATTAAAAAACCAAGGCGAAGGCGGTGGTCACTGTATTTTTGGCGATGATATTAGCGATAAATTAGCAACAATTGCCCCTCAAGAATATGATGCATGGGCGCTTATGCAGCGTTTGTATCCTCATGAGCGTGAAGTGCCAACTATTGCAGTGCGAGATGGTGAGCAAACACTCGTCGATAACCTGGTTAGCGAGGTTGGGCTATTTAGCGTATTTTATGACGGGGAGCCTGCCACAGAAATGGATGGATATGCCGGTTATCTCATCCGTAGCAAACCTGCGAGTGAAAATGAGGGCGGTATACATAGTGGTAAAGGCATTTTAGACTCGCTGACATTGATTGATTAATTAACGAGTCCAATTTAATGGAATAACAAAGATTGAATTAGGCACATGAATTAACACTTTGAGCCTATAAATAAGGTTGTCGATTTTAGATTGAGTATGACTCACATTTTTTGTCCCAGCATGTGACGGAGCTCTTCATTAGGCGTTTAGCTAAATGATCCATGTCTTAGGTCAATAAGTTAGATAGCAACCAACATTTTGCTACAGTTGTCTCTTAGTAATTCTCTTAACGCTAATACAGCGGGAGTCACCTGACTATTTAATTTCATGAGAACACTTTTATTAAAATGGCATTAAATAATCATCCATAACCTATAACGAGATCCCGACATATATAAACATTGCTTTATACATGTCGAGAAATGTTTCGTTCGAATCTATATTGTTACTGGCAATATCAACGACAATGTTGTCATTAGAGAGTCCGCTAATGTATTCGATAATTCGTTAAAGAATAAGTTTTAAAACCTGATTATGCAGAACATTGTTCCAGTTGAGCATTTTTGTTATTCATTTGCAGATAACTTAACAGCCACATTATTAAGCCTCCGGTAAACAGAACCGCTGCCACGTAACCGGTCTCGTTAGGTAATGCGCCTTGGGCGATAAACATGCCACCCACCCAAGGACCGATAGCATTGGCGGTGTTAAATGAGCATTGCACTAATGCACCTATCATGGCGTGACCATTGGGTGAGACGTCCATCAGTAAGGTTTGAATTAATGTTGCTATACCCACACTGCAGCCAATAAAGAAAATGACTAGATACAACAACCAAATATTATGGCTGGCACTTACGTATGCCAAAGAGAAAATAATCGTACACACCAATGCGATACCGGTAGTTTTTAAGGCAGCACGATCGGCTGCTTTACCTAATACATAGTTACCCAAAGTACAGCCAATACCAAACATTACCATGGCGATTGAAATGGTGTATGCCGGCGTTTCAGTGACCACTAAAATGGTATCGGCAATGTAAGTGTAAATACAAAATACGCCACCAAAGCCAATAATCACAATGCCAAGAATTGACCACACCAATTTATTCTTTAACACGCTAAACTCATTGATTAAATTTGACGGCTGGCTATTGTCTATTTTAGGGATCACCACATAGACGCATACCAGTGCGATTAAGGCCAGGAAAGATGCGCCCGCTAAGCAGTAGCGCCAACTTAAGTGTTGCCCGACTAAGGTAACAATAGGCACTCCGACAATAGTGGCTATGGTTAAGCCCATAAACACTTTTGACATATAGTTAGCACGTTTATTTTTCGGGGCAATATCGGCAGCTAATAAAATAGCGGCACCAAAATAAGCGCCATGGGGTAGGCCACTTAAAAAGCGAAATACAATAAGTTGTTCAAGTGAGGTTGCCATGGCACTTAAGCCATTGGAGATAAGCATTAATGTCAGAAATATTGCTAATGCATGACGTTTTTTCATGTTGGCAGTGGTCAACATCAAAATGGGTGCCCCGACCACAACCCCTATCGCATAAGCGCTAATGGCATAACCGCTTTGTGATGGTGTCGAGGAAAATGTCTCGCTGATTAATGGCAGCATTGGCATCATCGAGAACTCCGACAATCCCAAAATAAAGGTGCCTAGCGCTAATACTAGCAAAATGGCGGTGGTGTTAATTTGGCTTGGTAATGCTGCAGCCGGGGTCATAAAAAATCCTGTTGATGATAATAAAAAGTAATGGATTGAATCGTAAAATAGATGATACGACGCTAAACCAATAGATTAGCGTTATCAGTATTGCGCATCCAAGTAAAGATGAACGTTACGAAAGGTTAGTCTTGCCAGCGCTGCTTAATGTATAAAATACTGGGCAAAGATTGTTGAAATAATGTCACTAACTGCGGGTCAAAATGTATGCCGCTTTGATCATGTAAAAATGCCATGGCTTTGTCGACAGTCCATGCTTCTTTGTAAGGACGTTTACTGGTGAGAGCATCAAATACATCGGCAATTGCCACAATACGTCCTTCAATAGGAATATCTTCACCTTTAAGCCCATTAGGGTAGCCACTGCCATCCCACTTTTCGTGGTGAGTCATGGCAACTAGTTTGGCTAAGGCGATCAAATCAGAATCAGATTCACCTAAAATTTCGGCACCAATTTCAGGATGCTTTTTCATAATGGCAAATTCTTCGTCGGTGAGCTTACCTGGCTTAAGCATAATGCTGTCGGGAATACCAATTTTACCAATATCGTGCATTGGCGCTGCATGGAGTAGATTGTCGGCGGCCGATTTTGATAGACCATAGGCAAGGGCAATAATTTTAGAAAAATGGCTCATGCGCATCACATGCATACCGGTTTCGTTGTCTTTGTATTCCGATGCACGGCCTAAACGTTGAATGACTTGTAAGCGTGTGCGGCGCAAATCGTCTGCCTGCACTAAAGATAAATGAGTACGAACACGAGCTTTAACCACCGCAGGTGACACGGGTTTAGTGATGTAGTCTACCGCGCCCACATCAAAGCCTTTGGCCTCATCCACTTCGTCACTTAACGCCGTGATAAAAATGACCGGTACCGCTTTGGTGCGTGGCTCTGTTTTAAGTTGTTGGCATACTTCAAAACCGGTCATGCCTGGCATCATCACATCGAGTAAAATCAAATCCGGTAAGTCGCGTTCAATTAAACGCAAGGCTTCTTCGCCACTTTTAGCAAAAATCAGCCGGTATTGATCCTCAAGCATTTTCTTTAACACTCTGAGGTTAGCGGGTTCATCGTCGACAATAAGAATTGTCGGCATACGGTCTTGGTTGCTATATATCATTCAATTCAGTCTTTTTACTGTGCACTAACATTGGACTCAAGTGTATTGAGTTGTGTTATTGCTTGTTCAAATTCAAAGTCGTCTAGAGCATCTTGTATGTTGATACATTGCTGTCGGTATGCCGACGGAGTGGCTGCTATTAGTGTGTCGACATCGTGCTCATTGTATTGGTTTTCTTTTGCAGCTAAACGAATAAGGTTAATGATTTTGATGAACTCATCAACGCTCATACAATCTTTTTCTGCGGTTTTATCTGGGTGTTGACTGATATCTTGAGTGCTAAGATAGGTTATCACATGGTCAAAAGCCTGCTCAATAGCTGGCAGTAAAGCCAATAATTCAGTGCTGGATTTTGTCATAGCAAAGCGTTCCGCATCGCTAAATAAACGAGTTAATTGCGTTAGCGCTAAATTACCTGATAAACCTTTTAATCCGTGTAAATGGCGATGAATTGCAGGCCAGTCGCTAGCGGTGATTAACCGTTGAAGTTGCTGACTGTTATCGTGTTGTTTAGCCATAAATACGCTAATTTCTTTGACTAGAGTCGATTGTTCACCCCACATCGAAATGCCTTTTTTCTCATTAACAGCTTGTTGATTGTCGATATCAACAGTTGTGTTATCGATGGTCATATTATGTTGGTCAAGCTTTAGCACTTGAGCTATTTCATGGTTAAGTAAGACCATATCAATAGGTTTATTAGCAAATCCATCCATACCAGCATCTAAAGCGGCTTTTTTGTCTTCTGGTAGTACGCTGGCTGTTAACGCAATAATAGCCATATGGGGTAAATGCTCTGTTTGCTCTTGTTCACGACGAGTGCGCGAGGCGGTTAGTCCATCCATGATAGGCATTTGTATGTCCATCAAAACAATATCAATTTTGTCGCTGCGCATCCGTAATAATGCTTGTTTACCATCGCGGGCTGTAATCACACTATGGCCTTGACGTTTCATCATAATGGTAAGTAAATCAATGTTTTGCTGAATATCGTCAACAATCAAAATATCAAGAGGCTTAATATGGCTCGTTGATAGCGGGGTGACCGTACGAGGAGACTGTTTTGGTGCCATTAATGGCAATGAAAATGCAAAACAACTACCCTGGCCAAAAGTGCTATTGGCGGTTATTTTTCCGCCCATTAATTCAACTAATTGTTTGCTAATGGTCGTACCCAGACCTGTGCCCCCAAAGCGGCGGTTCATACTGGCATCTGCTTGAGCAAAGGCATCAAACACTAAAGTTAGTTGTTCAGGTGTCATGCCAATACCGGTGTCATTAATAGCAAATTCAATACAACCGCTTGGTTTAACGTTAACATCGATACTGACGCCACCTTCTGCGGTAAATTTAATCGCATTGCCAATTAAATTAGTCAATACCTGACGAATTCTGTCTGGAGCACCATGATAAGACATTGCCACAGTTGGTGATATATTTACGTTTAATAACAATGCCTTAGAGCTAGCCTGTAACCATAGTGTCGATACCACCGAATCAATTTCTTCAATAACAGAGAAGTCGCGTAATTCGAGATCGAACTTGCCTTTGTCTAACTTGGCGCTATCAAGAACATCGTTTAGCAGGTGCAATA
This region of Shewanella livingstonensis genomic DNA includes:
- a CDS encoding MFS transporter produces the protein MTPAAALPSQINTTAILLVLALGTFILGLSEFSMMPMLPLISETFSSTPSQSGYAISAYAIGVVVGAPILMLTTANMKKRHALAIFLTLMLISNGLSAMATSLEQLIVFRFLSGLPHGAYFGAAILLAADIAPKNKRANYMSKVFMGLTIATIVGVPIVTLVGQHLSWRYCLAGASFLALIALVCVYVVIPKIDNSQPSNLINEFSVLKNKLVWSILGIVIIGFGGVFCIYTYIADTILVVTETPAYTISIAMVMFGIGCTLGNYVLGKAADRAALKTTGIALVCTIIFSLAYVSASHNIWLLYLVIFFIGCSVGIATLIQTLLMDVSPNGHAMIGALVQCSFNTANAIGPWVGGMFIAQGALPNETGYVAAVLFTGGLIMWLLSYLQMNNKNAQLEQCSA
- a CDS encoding ArsR/SmtB family transcription factor is translated as MSIEIVAKALKELGHPTRLAVYKQVMKAGPKGVAVGKLGDNIGIPNSTLSHHISSMITAGLITQHREGRVLYCIANYEMRENVLNFLQQECCIDSTF
- a CDS encoding glutathione synthase; the protein is MARTTPPLISPQIINEATEWAIMHGVAFRQADNSARHCPFSIAPMTMEREVFQHLRKVTPLITQLINNVSEDHDFLQSVLGDVAKADPFFGRLLSLHQQAHGNTGHRLNPARKPLLLMRTDFMDDRQHGAKVIEFNGIAAGMAPFGQRATEFHAFLKEQWPEVYRQWLEDSRSTPADNQGLDQLAHGIAQAARKVAAAFYSDTVEQSAAALHKPTFLMVIQENEDNVYDQHLLEVALQTRGLRTIRRTFEQLSSQLSTGDNQRLMLEGIGAIDVVYLRAGYQYADYYSPERNEAVCCQTLSQTRLFIEQHHVAVNATFSQQLATSKTMQMLLTQMPAEEYARWGLNLEQALLVKSVLADMKPINPETISWFNTHANKHQWVLKNQGEGGGHCIFGDDISDKLATIAPQEYDAWALMQRLYPHEREVPTIAVRDGEQTLVDNLVSEVGLFSVFYDGEPATEMDGYAGYLIRSKPASENEGGIHSGKGILDSLTLID
- the sigZ gene encoding RNA polymerase sigma factor SigZ, with product MISEWQNHKAQLRSYVSHRIDDADAVDDILQDVYLKASGNMHQLKSKGSLKGWLYRIAHNTIMDFYRQRQQFEALPDDLVAEEQESGKQAREELAECLRPLIDELPEKYGTPLRLAELEGVSQQAIADQLGLSLSGAKSRIQRGRVKFRQQMMACCDFEIGQEGITSYAPKDPLQRAKC
- a CDS encoding permease; protein product: MINITQQMLIETLNMFAFLAVELTVLFLVISYFVGILQEYIPSSKIRTILNGKNGKGYIVAGLLGAITPFCSCSTIPFLKGLLRANAGFGPMMVFLFASPLLNPIIIGLFAVTFGLKVTAFYFAIAMGVSVIAGFTLEKLGFDKYVKSEANFAPDVTNAPEKTTCGSSCGGKTKQVSKWRKIWNSTWSDFKKVLPYLLGGIALGSMIYGFMPTEFVVSIASEDNPFAIPIAAVIGIPLYIRAEAVIPLSAALAAKGMSLGAVMALIIGSAGASLTEVILLKSIFKNQMIVAFLFVILSMAMGAGFLYQSIF
- a CDS encoding response regulator, which translates into the protein MIYSNQDRMPTILIVDDEPANLRVLKKMLEDQYRLIFAKSGEEALRLIERDLPDLILLDVMMPGMTGFEVCQQLKTEPRTKAVPVIFITALSDEVDEAKGFDVGAVDYITKPVSPAVVKARVRTHLSLVQADDLRRTRLQVIQRLGRASEYKDNETGMHVMRMSHFSKIIALAYGLSKSAADNLLHAAPMHDIGKIGIPDSIMLKPGKLTDEEFAIMKKHPEIGAEILGESDSDLIALAKLVAMTHHEKWDGSGYPNGLKGEDIPIEGRIVAIADVFDALTSKRPYKEAWTVDKAMAFLHDQSGIHFDPQLVTLFQQSLPSILYIKQRWQD